Proteins encoded in a region of the Bacillus sp. T3 genome:
- the spoVB gene encoding stage V sporulation protein B: MSKFLRGTFILLISTFVTKVLGFINRIVIARFIGEEGVGLYMMAIPTFTLVITITQLGLPVAISKNVSEAEAMGDHKKIKKILIVSLSITLLLSIIFTPALLLLTPFLAENLFTDRRTLYPLLAIAPIVPIIAVSSVLRGYFQGKQNMKPTAIALVLEQLVRIALIAALTKAFLPYGIEYAAAGAMFASVIGELASLIYLLTSFKLKKRFKLRTNFFKFVHSGKQTFNELMSVALPTTGSRMIGSIAWFFEPIVVAHSLALAGIATIEATKQYGALTGFAMPVLMLPSFITLSLSTSLVPAISEANSRNDKKLIEHRLQQALRLTFLTGGISVVLLFVLAQPLMKVMYGSTSGAQFIKIMAPFFLFYYYQGPLQAVLQALNLARAAMINSLIGAIMKTAVIFVLASQPSFGINGAALGIITGIVLVTFLHFATVLKTISFSFYVREYLKTFIVIGLTAWCGNWLIDHFNLDSPLALKVIIASMEMTLLYVILLFVFRLVYKEDIGRIPLVGKTLARWIFR; the protein is encoded by the coding sequence ATGTCCAAGTTTTTGAGGGGAACTTTTATTCTTTTAATATCAACCTTCGTAACCAAGGTACTAGGGTTCATCAATCGGATTGTGATTGCCCGATTTATTGGCGAAGAAGGTGTCGGTCTTTACATGATGGCTATTCCGACCTTTACGTTAGTTATTACAATTACCCAATTGGGACTGCCTGTTGCCATTTCAAAAAATGTATCAGAAGCAGAAGCAATGGGCGACCATAAAAAAATTAAAAAGATTTTAATTGTGTCATTATCGATTACGCTTTTGTTATCGATTATCTTTACTCCTGCCCTTTTATTGTTAACACCGTTCCTAGCAGAAAATTTATTCACGGACCGTCGGACCCTTTATCCACTGTTAGCTATTGCACCAATTGTCCCAATTATCGCCGTATCGTCTGTGTTGCGCGGTTATTTCCAAGGGAAACAAAACATGAAACCTACGGCAATTGCTCTGGTACTCGAACAACTTGTCCGCATTGCCTTAATTGCTGCCCTAACAAAAGCGTTTTTGCCTTATGGAATTGAGTATGCTGCCGCAGGAGCAATGTTTGCATCCGTTATAGGCGAATTAGCATCCCTGATTTATTTACTCACTTCATTTAAATTAAAGAAACGCTTTAAGTTGCGTACAAATTTTTTCAAGTTTGTTCATTCGGGAAAACAAACCTTCAACGAGCTAATGAGTGTAGCCTTACCAACAACAGGAAGCAGGATGATCGGCTCTATCGCCTGGTTTTTTGAACCAATCGTGGTCGCGCACAGTCTGGCTTTGGCAGGTATCGCAACCATTGAAGCAACAAAACAATATGGTGCACTTACTGGGTTCGCAATGCCTGTTCTGATGCTTCCATCGTTTATCACCTTATCGTTATCCACTTCTTTAGTCCCAGCAATCAGTGAAGCAAACTCACGCAATGATAAAAAATTAATCGAACATCGGCTCCAACAAGCGCTGAGGCTAACTTTTTTGACAGGTGGCATCTCGGTTGTTCTCCTGTTCGTTTTGGCACAACCACTTATGAAAGTGATGTACGGTTCAACTAGCGGTGCGCAATTTATTAAAATAATGGCTCCCTTCTTTTTATTTTATTACTACCAAGGGCCACTTCAAGCCGTTTTGCAGGCTCTAAATCTTGCACGGGCGGCGATGATTAATAGTCTAATTGGGGCGATTATGAAAACAGCTGTTATTTTTGTCTTAGCGAGCCAGCCTAGCTTTGGAATTAATGGTGCAGCATTAGGAATCATTACAGGAATAGTCCTTGTCACCTTCCTCCATTTTGCCACTGTATTAAAGACAATCTCTTTTTCATTTTATGTACGAGAATACTTAAAAACCTTTATTGTGATTGGTCTTACTGCATGGTGCGGAAACTGGCTCATCGATCATTTCAACCTCGATTCACCGCTCGCGCTAAAGGTGATCATCGCTTCCATGGAGATGACATTGCTCTATGTGATTCTATTGTT
- a CDS encoding post-transcriptional regulator, translating into MVNGHEYERFRELVHPALKSKVVEFNILGYQTVSEQEIWNFLMAKKWRKAKEDVHLYEVVQDILGVQVGQYMSYATVEAFKTPEFSLDNEEDRKALLK; encoded by the coding sequence ATGGTTAATGGCCATGAGTATGAGCGTTTTCGTGAATTGGTTCACCCAGCATTAAAAAGTAAGGTAGTGGAATTTAATATTCTTGGCTATCAAACAGTGTCAGAGCAGGAAATTTGGAATTTCTTAATGGCAAAGAAATGGCGAAAGGCAAAGGAAGATGTCCATCTTTATGAAGTTGTCCAAGATATTTTAGGGGTGCAGGTTGGTCAGTATATGAGCTATGCAACGGTTGAAGCCTTTAAAACACCAGAATTTTCATTAGATAATGAAGAAGATCGCAAAGCATTGCTTAAATAA